The following coding sequences lie in one Nocardioides sambongensis genomic window:
- a CDS encoding enoyl-CoA hydratase-related protein has product MAAELLLTGRTLLAPEAKELGLIGHVVPDGQALAKAHELADMIAANGPLAVQAILRTMRDSEGKHEEECWADDAKVGAAVFSSADAKEGPRAFLEKRAPQFQGR; this is encoded by the coding sequence GTGGCGGCGGAGCTGCTGCTGACCGGCCGCACGCTGCTCGCCCCGGAGGCCAAGGAACTGGGCCTGATCGGGCACGTCGTCCCCGACGGGCAGGCCCTCGCCAAGGCCCACGAGCTGGCCGACATGATCGCTGCGAACGGCCCGCTCGCGGTCCAGGCGATCCTTCGGACCATGCGCGACTCCGAGGGCAAGCACGAGGAGGAGTGCTGGGCGGACGACGCGAAGGTCGGCGCCGCGGTCTTCTCCTCCGCCGACGCCAAGGAGGGCCCCCGGGCGTTCCTGGAGAAGCGGGCACCCCAGTTCCAGGGGCGTTGA